From Primulina tabacum isolate GXHZ01 chromosome 2, ASM2559414v2, whole genome shotgun sequence, one genomic window encodes:
- the LOC142530439 gene encoding plasma membrane ATPase 4-like, with protein MGNDKDTSLEGIRNETVDLEKVPIEEVFEQLKCTREGLSADEGNTRLQIFGPNKLEEKKESKILKFLGFMWNPLSWVMEAAAIMAIALANGGGKPPDWQDFVGIVCLLVINSTISFIEENNAGNAAAALMAGLAPKTKVLRDGRWSEQEAAVLVPGDIISIKLGDIVPADARLLEGDPLKIDQSALTGESLPVTKNPYDEVFSGSTCKQGEIEAIVIATGVHTFFGKAAHLVDNTNQVGHFQKVLTAIGNFCICSIAIGMLAEIIVMYPIQHRPYRKGIDNLLVLLIGGIPIAMPTVLSVTMAIGSHRLSQQGAITKRMTAIEEMAGMDVLCSDKTGTLTLNKLSVDKSLIEVFAKGVDPDHVLLLAARASRTENQDAIDAAIVGTLADPKEARAGIREVHFLPFNPVDKRTALTYVDSDGNWHRASKGAPEQILTLCNCKEDMKKKVHSVIDKFAERGLRSLAVGRQEVPEKSKDSAGGPWQFVGLLSLFDPPRHDSAETIRRALNLGVNVKMITGDQLAIAKETGRRLGMGVNMYPSASLLGQHKDESTAGLPVEELIEKADGFAGVFPEHKYEIVKKLQERKHLVGMTGDGVNDAPALKKADIGIAVADCTDAARGASDIVLTEPGLSVIISAVLTSRAIFQRMKNYTIYAVSITIRIVVGFMLIALIWQFDFSPFMVLIIAILNDGTIMTISKDRVKPSPMPDSWKLKEIFATGVVLGGYLAVMTVIFFWLMHKTDFFPDKFGVKNIRDSEYEMMAALYLQVSIVSQALIFVTRSRSWSYVERPGALLMIAFLIAQLVATLIAVYANWGFARIKGCGWGWAGVIWLYSLVFYVPLDLMKFATRYILSGKAWHNLYDNKIAFSNKKDYGKEEREAQWALAQRTLHGLQTPEVSNIFHEKSNYRELSEIAEQAKRRAEIARLRELHTLKGHVESVVKLKGLDIETIQQHYTV; from the exons ATGGGAAATGACAAAGACACAAGTCTTGAAGGAATCAGGAATGAAACAGTTGATCtg GAAAAGGTCCCGATCGAGGAAGTCTTTGAGCAGTTGAAGTGCACCCGTGAAGGGTTGAGTGCCGATGAGGGGAACACAAGgcttcaaattttcggccccAACAAGCTGGAGGAGAAGAAG GAAAGTAAAATTCTCAAGTTCCTTGGTTTCATGTGGAATCCACTCTCATGGGTCATGGAAGCTGCGGCAATCATGGCCATTGCGCTAGCTAATGGAGGTGGCAAGCCCCCAGATTGGCAAGACTTCGTTGGTATCGTTTGCTTGCTCGTTATCAACTCAACTATCAGTTTCATCGAAGAAAACAATGCTGGAAATGCAGCAGCAGCCCTTATGGCTGGTCTTGCTCCTAAAACAAAG GTACTTAGAGATGGTCGATGGAGTGAGCAGGAAGCAGCCGTTCTAGTTCCCGGAGATATCATAAGCATCAAGCTCGGAGACATTGTTCCAGCTGACGCTCGTCTTCTTGAAGGCGACCCGTTAAAGATTGACCAATCTGCGCTCACCGGAGAATCCCTCCCTGTTACCAAGAATCCCTATGATGAAGTTTTCTCAGGGTCAACTTGCAAACAAGGTGAAATCGAAGCGATAGTGATTGCCACTGGTGTCCATACATTCTTTGGGAAAGCAGCACATCTTGTGGACAACACCAACCAAGTGGGTCACTTCCAGAAAGTGCTCACCGCCATTGGTAACTTCTGTATTTGTTCGATTGCGATTGGTATGTTGGCTGAGATAATCGTGATGTATCCGATTCAGCACAGGCCGTATAGGAAGGGAATCGACAATCTCCTTGTTCTTTTGATCGGAGGTATTCCAATTGCTATGCCCACCGTCTTGTCTGTCACAATGGCTATTGGATCCCACAGATTATCTCAGCAGGGTGCCATTACGAAAAGAATGACTGCAATTGAGGAAATGGCTGGCATGGACGTCTTGTGCAGTGACAAGACTGGAACTTTAACTCTGAACAAGCTTAGCGTTGATAAAAGCTTGATCGAGGTCTTTGCAAAGGGTGTGGATCCAGATCACGTTTTGCTTCTTGCTGCAAGGGCATCAAGAACTGAAAATCAAGATGCTATTGATGCTGCCATCGTTGGTACGCTAGCTGATCCGAAGGAG GCAAGAGCCGGTATTCGGGAAGTGCACTTCCTCCCATTCAACCCTGTGGACAAGAGAACCGCATTAACTTACGTAGATTCAGACGGAAACTGGCATCGAGCAAGCAAGGGAGCCCCTGAACAG ATCCTGACTCTCTGCAACTGCAAGGAAGACATGAAGAAAAAAGTTCATAGTGTCATCGATAAATTTGCAGAGCGTGGGCTTCGTTCTCTGGCTGTTGGCCGACAG GAAGTTCCAGAGAAATCGAAGGACAGCGCTGGAGGTCCATGGCAGTTTGTTGGGCTCTTGTCCCTTTTTGATCCTCCACGACACGATAGTGCAGAAACTATCCGCAGGGCCCTAAATCTTGGTGTAAACGTTAAAATGATTACTG GTGATCAACTTGCCATTGCTAAGGAGACGGGACGTAGGCTTGGGATGGGAGTAAATATGTACCCTTCTGCTTCTTTACTTGGCCAACACAAGGATGAGTCCACAGCTGGCCTGCCCGTTGAAGAATTGATCGAGAAGGCCGATGGTTTTGCTGGGGTCTTTCCAG AGCACAAATATGAAATTGTGAAGAAATTGCAAGAGAGGAAACACCTTGTTGGAATGACAGGAGATGGTGTGAACGACGCACCTGCTCTCAAGAAGGCAGATATCGGTATTGCCGTTGCTGATTGTACCGATGCTGCGAGAGGTGCTTCTGATATTGTGCTGACCGAGCCCGGGCTTAGTGTTATCATTAGTGCAGTTTTGACCAGTAGAGCTATTTTCCAAAGAATGAAGAACTATACA ATTTATGCAGTCTCCATTACAATCCGAATTGTG GTTGGTTTCATGCTTATTGCCTTGATTTGGCAGTTCGATTTCTCTcccttcatggttttgattatCGCCATCCTCAATGATG GTACAATTATGACCATTTCGAAGGATAGAGTCAAGCCATCCCCAATGCCAGATAGCTGGAAATTGAAGGAGATTTTTGCTACCGGCGTAGTACTCGGAGGTTATCTTGCAGTGATGACGGTTATATTCTTCTGGCTGATGCATAAAACTGACTTCTTCCCT gacaaatttggTGTTAAAAATATTAGAGATAGTGAATATGAAATGATGGCTGCTTTATACTTGCAAGTGAGTATTGTTAGCCAGGCCCTCATTTTCGTGACCCGGTCACGCAGCTGGTCATATGTTGAACGACCTGGGGCTCTTTTGATGATTGCTTTCCTTATAGCACAACTG GTTGCAACTCTTATAGCTGTGTACGCCAACTGGGGTTTTGCTAGAATTAAAGGATGTGGTTGGGGATGGGCCGGTGTCATCTGGCTTTACAGTCTTGTTTTTTATGTCCCACTCGACTTGATGAAATTCGCTACCCGTTATATCTTGAGTGGAAAGGCCTGGCATAATTTATATGACAACAAG ATCGCTTTCTCCAACAAGAAAGATTATGGCAAAGAGGAGAGGGAAGCTCAATGGGCTCTTGCTCAAAGAACTCTGCATGGCCTCCAAACGCCAGAAGTCTCGAATATCTTCCACGAGAAGAGCAATTATAGGGAACTTTCTGAAATTGCCGAACAAGCCAAGAGGAGAGCCGAGATTGCAAG GCTTCGTGAGTTGCATACGCTCAAGGGTCATGTTGAGTCCGTCGTAAAACTTAAAGGGCTAGACATTGAAACGATCCAGCAGCACTACACCGTGTGA